The Ziziphus jujuba cultivar Dongzao chromosome 1, ASM3175591v1 genome segment CTCAGTAATTTCGCGACTAAGAGATTTTaccttgttgaaatatttctGGATTGTCATGTCGTGCTGTGTTGTTGACAGCAATTCACTCTCGAGAAGCTGCAACCTTGTGTCGTTCTTCCTTGAGAAGAGTCTTGCAAACGTGTCCCAGGCCTCTTTTGGAACTTCAATGTCCCGTATGTACTCcaacatctcttcttcaactgtagatttaagggcaaacatTGCCTTACCAGCTTTGATATTCCACTTCTTCAAAGCCTCAGCATCCTGTGGTTGCTCAACTTCACTGCCAGCTATGATCTCCCAGAGATCTTGGCCCTTCAAATATGACTTCATGCACGTTGACCACGTGCCGTAATTCTGACTGTTGAGCTTCTTAATACCTCCACCAACTTGAAGGTCTCCCATTATGGTTGCTGGAAATTCCCGCAGCACTACGTAAACTTAGTCTTGACTGCGTGACCACGAACAAGAAGCTCCCACAAAGTTGAACTTGGACCAACCacgctctgataccaaaaatgttggagacagaggactaaaggagaaaccaagaaaattgatttttattaatataaaacaattggtacactctcacgtataaagagagcaacacactcactcacacaaatgagcaacacacactaacacactcacactcacttgatttttgacttacactaggacacaaaacaccttttcacactcttctcactcaaaggacacacactcacactcacacataagcactctctcttttttctattgctttTGGACATGACACCTAACTCATACATCATcacctatttatagaagagaaagtAGGTTGTAgatacttctagaaatatttaattatagatatttttctcaccacttccaaggcactagttgttctccatttttaaagaaaaaacaagataactctagattcttctagggagctaagtcggaagagaaaacaagataactctagattcttctagggagctaagtcggaagagaaaacaagataactctagattcttctagggagctaagtcggcattgatatttatcagaACCACAGGTAAATTTGCTGCTCTCTGTTACCTTTGCCTTGTGTATATATGTTGGTATGAAGGATATAAGGATCGCCACTCAGATTGCCCAAGAACTCCAAGTCTATCTCATCCCGTGTTGGTCCTTTTGAGGATAACTGTGATtaattacaatataaaatagATTAGGCTTAATTAATTCATCGACAACAAtaagaaaatgaaggaaaatatatgaatgaatgatatggggtagttaattaattacatagtaGGCAGTGACAGTTCCAGCAGAGTTTCCAGGAACAAGTTTGAGCTGCATGTGGATTTTCCCAAACAAATACTCATTTTTGGACTGAAATCCAGAGCCTGAGTTTGTGTCCAGGGACAGAGTAAGCAGTTCTCCATTGTTGAGCACTTTAGCTAGGCCATTTCCCCATGTAATCTCGAAGTCTCTGTAAAAGTTGGCGGAAGCACAAATGGAGCTACAAAAGAAAGATAACAACAACACCAAAACTACTCGTGAAGAGAAGGAATCCATATATGTTTATCTATAAGAAGTGGgtgtctattttctttttctttttttttttttgttttttccccctcgttaattaataaatatatgttttgggaGTGTTTGGGAATGAGTTTTGTGAAGGAAATTGGAATAGGGGAGGGAGagggggaacaaatttaaagagAAAGCACCGTgctagaaaatttaattttggtgTTATGAAGAATAAGTTTATGTGCGGAAATTTAATTTTGGTGTTATGAAGAATAAGTTTATGTGCAAAACGCAAGGCAttttaaagagagagagagagagagagagagagagaggaggtgATGAGTGATGAGTAAGAGGAAATGCCAAAGTTTTGAGTAGTGGGGGAGATGGAAGTATGTGGCAAAATGTGAGAAGAAGTGGTGACATTCAAACTGCATATGTATGTTAAAATGTTGCATGTCAAACAAGTGACACCCAAACCTTCTTTGAATAACACGCGGTTCTACTTTTTTGACCACCCTATGTATATTTtcctataatattttatataatacataattattaataaatcctTGTGAGTCAGTCCACTTTTCTCATTCATCACCATGCCCTGTCACTTTGCCACATTACTTAACTAGCTGGTAACTTACATCAACGTTTaaaatattcgatatttttttaatatttttattttttaaaaaagttgaaataaaatttaagtttgacatataaatgaaaaaaattttcataatatccattgaaatttatgaaattttggcgaaatttccatggaaattttcataaaatatctacatcaaatccttaacgaTGTAGAACTGAATAACATTAGTAAACCTTTTTGAATTTAAcgatgaaattttcataaaatatctttaacgatttgattaaaaaatcatgaaaatttccattgaaatttcaaaaatatccgatatttttttaattttttttaaaaattcataaatattattgatatttagtaaatttttttattaaattaacttcattgattatttttttatcctttaattgcttttagacatttagtgatataagcaaaatagaataaattgaattgaataacattaataagttctacttatttattgaatatcgataaagcaaaaatacaaatattgtggattatatttttgaaccttaaaaattttaatatttgaaactataatggaagatgatAATGAAGAGGGCAATTGAATGTACCAATGAATGAATATGAAGGGAATTCTGATCCAAAAATTGctcaacaagctgaaaaagagaaaataaatgttcaaaaagtaattgctgaataaataaattctagtagtggtgattcatttcaaaggTTTATGAGAGAGCCAACTAGAATTACTAGTACTTCAGCTCCATCAggtggtacacattcacaatttgagacttTTAGTAGTCACTCTAGCTCCAATGGTGAtgaaaataatttcaataaattatctgaattagaaattagaagAGGTAGTGGCCAAAGGGAATCACCAAGTCAATAAGTTAGATTAAGCCTATTTACTGGTGAACAAaattacacacatgcaacacaagatgaagatcatgggagtagagatgCAGGTCAACGATTCGGTGCTGTTGGAAAAAACTATATAcgtaaagaaaaatttataatggagatgtcacaacaagaagaatattcaatttatatgaattttggatatatgaGGGTTGGAAGTTATTTTCATAATCCTTATTTAATGGATAtgtatggaatgtcatcaagtagaAACTCATGgttaccatctcaaactcaaccatcagagagtagtagttatgcacacaatcaaccaataatgcaagatctatatggttggcatattaataattatatgcaaaattatcagggagatacatattttcataactacttatcacattttacatcttaaaatcaaaatgaggaagaaactgATAGTTTTCAATCACCCagaagttctatgtggtattaaaatgacatttatgaactacaatgtaattgtaataatcattttgtatattttagttaataaataattttatcatatatgtattttttgatatatttttattaataataatttatctatgatcattaatgtttattataaatcaattcactaagaagaatataatatccattcaatattttaacaaattttataatcaatttgataatcaatggattaaataagctaattctaaaatttcaataaaaatttctattttttaaaacaaattttcatcatttttaataattttttatcgatattcgaaaTCTTCTgatattttcatggaaatttttgttttttaaactctcgatatttctatcgatatcgattttttgaaccttgtcTAAcaccacaccaaaaaaaaaaaaaaaaaaaaaaaaagctagctAGTAGTTAGGCCCTTCccccacacatatatatatatatatatatattcttcttaCAGATTATAATATTCATGATAGAATCTGAGATAAGTTATATCAGTTTGATATGTTTGATCTATTAAGTGGACCCATAATAAACGATTCATCTTTGcccctattttttttctttttcttttttccccctttggtaataaacaaattatttctacttaatttttttttaaaaaaaatattatatatcatcactaataatcattattaataGAATTAATATGCTAACTAGTAATTTAATTGGTTATAAAAAAGACTTACTTTTGCATactaagtttttaattttaaataataatgataataataaatgcaaTTAATCTATACATGCTATATATCCCATGGCGACCATCCAGAGTgacaaatatcaaaatttcatgaattcgttttcttctttcttttcgaTTTGTTGTTTTATTCCCCACCCCCTTTTCTATGGCATGTGATCGCATAATATATTTGCAATAGGGTGCTCATTTTTGGGTGGTcaaatattattcttttcacaaaattctcaagcatattttatatatatatacggaaattctatggtgaggacggtccgcatgaggaccgcagtattagtgatggtttttcatagtattaacgacgattcttagaaaatcgtcaccattactatgaaaaaccgttaccaatactgtggtccgtatGAGAACCGTCTGCACCATAGATaaactgtgtatatatatatatatattaataaaagacAGTCATATTCTAGTGAATGATAGAGCTTAGAATATCCTAAGCAGTAGTAGCTTTTCCAAGCcaataaactaatttttttttatattttttttttcatatgaattACATCTAATCGGTTGTCTATCAGCACCAATAGACTAGTGATGCTTAAAATGCCTTGGGCTTTTTTACTCAGTAAAATATTTCCATAACAAAGGATATTAAAATTTTGCGTGAAAGGATGTTACAATTTTTGGGGGCCAAGGCCAGCTTTCCACTTAAATCTGCCCCTTGCTATGcgttatttttgttaaaaaaattaattgacaaaTAATCATTCTAAGTGCACGCGTTAATGACTGTTAGCGAAAGCAAGatggtatatatataccaaaaaaataattgaaaaataaagatgTTGTAAAATTGTGCATAATTTGAGATCAAGATTTAAACTTattaacctttttttgtttttaattaaacgTATTAACTTAATTAGATTAACTTATATTTcccacaaaaacaataaaatgtaagataaataaaatattctacCTACTGCAGTACTTCTGTAATTATAAAATACTGTACTTATTGGAGTAGTTCTTCATGTGCAAGCATTTTAATTTCATAACTtctttaccataaaaaaaaaaaaaaagaaaaaagaaaaaaagaagctcATTGCATGATTCTATTAATTTGAGAATTTGCAAGGATGCGCAAGAAAATAATCTATACTATTATTGTATTAACAGATGCAGTTTGTAATTGAGAATGATACAAGTAAACCTCTAATTTCCATGGACAATGAAACATACTGCATGCAAAGTAGAAAGCACAACGTCAAACATTTTTCATATTCTCGTGGGAACATATGATTATCATCTCAAGTTTTTTCGACACATTCGCAAAGGCAACCTAAATTTAATCTTGGAAACCATGCATTTTAATTCTCGAGTTTCAGGTAAGCTGGTTTGTGACATGAAAATATGATATGGAAGTAGATGTGGAATGATTAAGAGAGGAATATTAGGTTTACCAACTTTTCCTaaaacttgcaaaaatatatagcTCAACCAATTACATATTGAAACACAATATGTTATATGgacatttgattttaaaaattgcgTGAAACAACCATATGCATGCATTTGCTAATATACCGACTTTAAttggtgaaatttttttcccttgCTTGTTAATATAAGTTTACTCTTTGATGAGCTTTTGATGATTACCTAATTAAAGaacatgtttatttttagtTGTGGgatctttcaattttattaatattaattctaaAAAGTATGTGATCTCATAATTAATTaccagtttatttatttatttatttatttatttattttctaactaAGCATCCCATTGAGTTTATTGGGTTAATAtcaagtaataataaatataaataacaaattagtTTATTGACCAAATATAATCTCCGCTAACTCTGAATAGATTATAtagtttttctaaaaatatatatgttatattaatttaatctatAATCGAGATAGTATGTTATTATAAAAGTGTGAACATTAATTCAACTCCTTCAACCAGCCTCGATCCCTCCGTATTTTCATGAGAAAAGATatgaacaaaatataataaaatattttagtgcacaaacatataaaactaatacttgttattaatattataaaataatttatctaaTGTATATAAAGGAGGGGTGAACCACTATGGTTTATGAACATGTCCACCGTGcacaaatgataaaataaatgtaTTAATAGTTAAGTTAGAATATGAACCTGGATGGAAAAAATTTCAATCGCTTACTCAAGTGAAACAGTAGTATATAGCTTACCATCAATATGACACTTTAGAATttgttttatagtttttttaaaaaagtatatttaaGAAATAGAAGTGAAATACATCCTCCATTAATATTGTATATTTAGTGAAGAGTAAGATATGTTGGGTTGGTTTGCAtgaacaattataaaaaatccTATGTGTTCTAGAAGTCAATTTCTAAGATTCCAATTATACAATCAATTCTTTagacataaaataaagttaatgttaaatatattgatgctttttttcttttacataatTTTCATCCAATGTAACTGATAAATTGTAATTGACATTTTCctttctaatatatgtttttcacgttatattgtattttattttacatttcaaGAGTACCATAAAGAACTTACTATAATCTGGCTAAAGTTTGTAAGCATGCATATGCATGCCGACCATCCTAGAGAGCTAAGTGAAAACTGTGGTCGGTAATGCTAAGTCAACCTGGATTTGACCATTACTGCtggaagctaaaaaaaaaaaaaaaaaaaaaaaactaacattATTTGCCGAAAGACCCACACTTGGGTGGAAAACAACCTAGGAAAAGCATCAATTGTAGTTCTTAGTAAAATAATGCCTCTTAGAAACACCACCTTATGGGGCTAGTTATTATTATGAGAATAATAACCCCATTTTCTATATGTTTTCTTCTATCACACTACAGCTATTGCTCTACAGCTGTCTGGTTTCCACTTAATTCCACCAACCATCTTTCAATTTCCAAAAGGAACATTCCCAAACCTCCTACTCTGCTATAAATGCTAGCCCCACAATCCAACTATATGGTCATTAATCTCAGTTTGTGTCAATATCCAACTATATTGGTTCACCTCCAAAGtccttaaattttcaaaatattggtAATCAACAATGGCTTCCTCTGTTCATTCTTCCCATTCAAATGCTTCAGTCCTAATCTTCCTGTTCGTGTCAGCAATCCTTGGCTCATTGAGTAAGGTTGTGTTAGCTGGTAACTTTTACAAAAATGTTGAAATTACTTGGGGAGATGGACGTGCTCAGATTTTAGACAATGGCAAGCTTCTTAATCTCTCCCTTGACAAAGCCTCTGGCTCAGGTTTCCAATCCAAGAATGAATTCCTTTATGGTAAGTTTGATATGAAGCTTAAGCTTGTCCCTGGAAACTCCGCTGGCGTTGTCACGGCCTACTATGTAAGTTTCCACATCAATTTCTCTttcaaaatttaaccaaaatatttcaaaaaataaacaattctaAGTATgcaaagtgtttgattttttaGTTGCGTTCGCAAGGATCAAGCTGGGATGAGATAGACTTCGAGTTCTTGGGAAACTTGAGTGGAGAACCTTATATTGTCCATACTAATGTGTACAGCCAAGGAAAAGGAGACAGAGAGCAACAATTTTATCTCTGGTTTGATCCTACTGCTAATTTCCACACCTATTCCATTCTCTGGAATCCTGGACATGTTGTGTAAGTTACAcattaatattcaatatttttgctaTTTAAAAACTCCaaattgaattcaaattttcatgatttttttattttattttattttttttttgtttttgtttttatatgtcATCAGATTCTATGTTGATGGGAAACCAATAAGGGAGTTCAAAAACTTGGAGCCCTTTGGTGTTCCATACCCAAAGAACCAGTCAGTGAGAATCCACTCGAGCATTTGGAATGCTGATGATTGGGCTACTAGAGGAGGTTTGGTGAAGACAGATTGGATTCAAGCTCCATTTATTTCAAGCTTCAAGGATTTGAGAACCAATGCTTGTGTTTGGTCTAATGGAGTGTCTTCCTGTTCTTCTAATTCCACTAGTGATGCTTGGAGGCTCTCCCAAGAACTTGATTCAACCAGCCAAAAGAGACTGAAATGGGTGCAGAGGAAATTCATGGTTTACAATTACTGCACTGACATAAATCGGTTCCCTCATGGCCTTCCTTTGGAATGCACTGTCACTACCAAATCCTGATGACCAAACTAAATTGACACAAcattttctccaataattttattctacttccCAGATCTTAATTTGTCCTTTGATGTTTTGGTTAGTATTAATAATTCAACAAAAATTCATTTCTTTAAACAATGAATCAATTGTGTGAGTAGTAAATGTCAACGTGAAGAAATATAAGATGAATGACCAGCGAAACCATATATACAtaaccaaattttcaaaaatttgccTTGAAGAAAAGATCAAAAAAGCAGAAAGTGAAAATATGCGAACTATAAAAATTCTAGAAAACACTTTGCATTCAAATTCTGATGTTGACAATTTATTCCCATTTCTTTTTCGTTTCTTGGTAGTATATTCCTATTTCGTGATTTATTTAACTGTTAACGGTTGAGTACTGCATGCACTGGGAGTACCTTGGGTATGTtgcccttttctttcttttttttcaaccaaTGTTTTAAGTGCCACCCACCATTGAAGTGCGACCAAAAGCGACAAAAAGGGCACTTagataaatgtgtatatatataccttttgaCGTAATTGAAGAATATGAACACGTGTTACCCAAAGTGCGACTgcgtatatattaatataaatatgggAAAGGTTTATTTATAAGATTTGAcaaagttttttaattaattatctcaGCCTTGATTTCAATAAatgttcatattttaaaatataattattttattagattttgaaAGTTTTACAAATAGATTTGATAAAGCTTTCGGAGGAATTAATCATGTTAGCCTTTGATTATTCTTATCTAACGGTGAATAAATTActcatctttaataaaataattattaaagatagttagtttttaaaaattatacaaatggATTTGACAAAGCTTCTGGATAAACAAATCATCTTAGCCTTTGATTATTCTTATCCAACGGTGAACAAATTGCTCAtccttaataaaataattattaaaaataatcagtttttaaaagttataatccatttaagataaaataattttaataaaataattattaaaaataatcagtttttaaaagttataatccatttaagataaaataattttaataaaataattattaaaaataatcagtttttaaaagttataatccatttaaaataaaataattttaatccaatgaTTTGTCAAAAACTTTGTCAAATCCATTTGTACAGGAAATCGACCCCtgtaaatatatacaataaagtTCCTAAAAATCAAAAAACTAGCATGCCTATGATAATATCAAtgggaaataaaatatataagctAGTTTGTTTTAAGTTAAAGGgctaaaataagaaattaaacgATAAATAAACAGAGCAATTTGGTTGGAGTACTCGTGAAGATTGACCAATTTAATTTGGTTAGAACATTAAAACGGACCTCATTACATAAGTGACATATATGACTTCCATTCAGATGATGTAATTCATCTGATAAAACATACGCTACttctttatttgtaattttcctttttttttttttttttttttgagaaagtaATAGTTAGTC includes the following:
- the LOC107412146 gene encoding xyloglucan endotransglucosylase/hydrolase protein 22 produces the protein MASSVHSSHSNASVLIFLFVSAILGSLSKVVLAGNFYKNVEITWGDGRAQILDNGKLLNLSLDKASGSGFQSKNEFLYGKFDMKLKLVPGNSAGVVTAYYLRSQGSSWDEIDFEFLGNLSGEPYIVHTNVYSQGKGDREQQFYLWFDPTANFHTYSILWNPGHVVFYVDGKPIREFKNLEPFGVPYPKNQSVRIHSSIWNADDWATRGGLVKTDWIQAPFISSFKDLRTNACVWSNGVSSCSSNSTSDAWRLSQELDSTSQKRLKWVQRKFMVYNYCTDINRFPHGLPLECTVTTKS